In Lampris incognitus isolate fLamInc1 chromosome 13, fLamInc1.hap2, whole genome shotgun sequence, the genomic stretch GCAACGCCATGCCTGAACGCCCGCGCACATCTCTGCCGGCCAGCTCATCAGAGGATGGTGCAGAAGAACTTCTTCTCTCGGAACGGGTTCTCGGAGGCCGGGACGGGGACGATGAGAGGGTCCTCACGTATGTGGGCATCACAGTATGCCATCAGGTCTGCTGCCGCCTTGGACACCTGTGGGAGGGAGACCCGGAAAAAAGATAGATGTAGAACAACCACGCATATGGGATC encodes the following:
- the LOC130123015 gene encoding guanine nucleotide-binding protein G(I)/G(S)/G(O) subunit gamma-4 translates to MKDSIANNSTASISQARKAVEQLKMEACMDRIKVSKAAADLMAYCDAHIREDPLIVPVPASENPFREKKFFCTIL